The segment ACAAAAGAGTCACAAGAGAGTTGTTTCTGCCGGGGGATGGGCCCGCCGGCCTTGCCAAGCCTTGCCCCGCGCGGAGCGGGGGCGTATCGTCGGATCAGACCTGGGAGCGAGCAAAGGAACGACGCGCGCCAGAGGGGAGGGGGTCCCGAGGAGGAGCCATGTTATGGAGAGGCCGGCGCCGGAGCGCCAACGTCGAAGACATCCGGGGCGGAGGCGGCCGCAAGATCGCCGTGGCGGGGGGCGGGCTTGGGGCCATCGTCATCGCCCTCGTGATCCTTTTCCTGGGGGGGAATCCGGAGGACGTGGTGCAGGTCCTCCAGCCCCAGCAGGGACAGCTTCTGGAGGCCCCCGGCTCCGGCGAATCCCTATCCCAGCAGGAGCGGGAGGCGGGCGAGTTCGTCGCGGTGGTCCTGGCCGATACGGAGGACGTGTGGAACGCCCTGTTCCGACAGCAGGGAGCGAACTACCGCGAGCCGAGGCTCGTCCTCTTCAGCGGCTATACCCGCTCGGAGTGCGGGGGGGCGAGCGCCTCTGTGGGGCCCTTTTACTGTCCGGCGGATGAGAAGGTCTACATCGACCTCGTATTCCTGGAGGAAATGCAGCGGCGCCTCAACGCTCCCGGGGACTTCGCCGCCGCGTACGTGATCGCCCACGAGGTGGGCCACCACGTCCAGAAGCTCCTGGGGATCATGGACCAGGTTCAGGAGGCTCGCGCTGGCATGAGCGAGGAGGAATACAACCGGCTCAGCGTGCGCCTCGAACTCCAGGCGGACTTCTTCGCCGGCGTGTGGGCCCACCATGCCCAGCGGACGAAGCACATCCTGGAGGAGGGGGACATCGAGGAGGGGATGAACGCCGCCAGCGCCGTGGGAGATGACCGGATCCAGCGCCAGTCCCAGGGATACGTCGTCCCGGACGCCTTCACCCACGGCACCTCCGAACAGCGCCTGAGGTGGTTTCTCAAAGGCTTCCGGACGGGAGACCTCTCCCAGGGCGACACCTTCGCCGCCTCTCCCCTGTAATTTCCGGGCGTCGGGGACCTGCAATTTCCTCAGAGTCCCGAAGGGGGAAGGAGGCGGCCATCGAGCGTTCTTCCCCACGCCTCCGTGAGGGGAAGGGAGTCTGCGGCTCCCGGAAATTCCCCCTCTTAAAAAAAAGAGGCGGGAGAGGGCTCTCCCGCCTGTAGAGGGGTTAGGGCAATCGCACGTTCTTCGGGACCGACTCCTCCTCCTTCCTGGATGCCCGGCCGGAAGGAAGCGATCCTTCGCGAACCGGTCCCTCGAGTTCTGGCCAAACGTCCGCGGGCGCGCTCGCGGACGTGGTCTGGTCTGTTCAGGTTATGCAAGGAGACTGCCAGAGGCGCCGCGGCGAGAAAGACTGATTTGTCATGGAGATGAGAGGGAAGGATCGAGGAGGCGCCCAAAAGGCTGGCACCGGATCGTGACTGTTGTGTGAGGCTGTGGTTACATCGACGGACCCATCGGAGGGGTGTTTATCCGGTCCAGGCGAGGCCCGCCTCGGCGGCGAAGAGCGAGCGCTGAAAGGCGGTCCCGCAGACCGGTTCGAGGCGCGGATACGCCTGGAGAAGAGGCTCGGGGACGGGCTGGAGCGCCCCCGTGAGGGCGTGCTGGAATTCGAAGGCGTTGGCCGCCGCCTTCCCCCGGAAGTGGTTGTTGAAGATCACCACGACCTCCTCGGCCACCGAGGCGGCCCCTCGCACGGCCTCCGCCCAGGGCGCCAGCTCGCCCGGAGTGTAGAGGTAGTTGTAGCGCTCGTCGCGGCCCGCGCCCTCGGCGAACCAGGACGCGGCGTTGCGCCCGTGAAAGCGGAAATAGGCGAGCCGGGAGGTGACGGCCCCCGTGGGGCCCAGGCACTGGGCGAGGGCGGGTTGGTCCACGTTGCAAAAGGCCAGGTCCCGTTCCCTCAGAAGCTTCAGCACGTCCTTGTGGCCCCAGGAGGCGTGGCGCACCTCCACGGCCAGGGGGTAGGCCGAGAATCGCGTGCAAAGGTCCAACAGGACCTGGCGGTTCTCGGGCGTGTTCCGGAAGGACCAGGGCCACTGGACCAGGACCGCCGAGAGCCGGCCGAACCGGGCCAGGGGCTCCACGGCCCGGTGGAAGGCCCGCTCGTCCACCAGCGACGCTTTGCGGGTGTGGGTGAAGCCCTGAAAGAGCTTGACCGTGAAGCGGAACCGGGGCCGGTCCGCCACCCTCCGCACCCACTCGCCCGTCTTCAGGGGATCCGGGATCCGGTAAAAAGTGCTGTCCACCTCCAGCACGTCGAAGAGGCCCGCCATGTAGCCCAAGTGGTCGAAATACCGCCCCGTCTTCGCCGGGTACACGACTCCCTTCCAGTCCGGGTAGCTCCACCCCGCGGGGCCCGTTCGGATTCCTGGGACGGTGCCTTCAGCCATGGCTTTCCTCATGCCGAAAGGGCCCTCGGACTCCTGCCCTTCACCTTTCCCTCGCCCACACGATCTTGTACGCGAAGCGGACCTCGTGGGGTTCCACGACCACGGGAGGGTAGAGCGGATTGACGGATTCGAGGAGGACGCGGCCGCCCGCCTCCCTGTAGCGCTTCACGTACTTGTCCCCGCTCATGAGGCCGATGACGGCGTAATCCCCGCTGACGGGGCGCTTGCGCGTATCCACCATGACCACCTGGCCGTCCTCGTACTTGGGCACCATGGAGTCTCCCGCTACCTCCACGCCGAAGCCGTTGGGATCGGTGAACTCCGGCGGCCTGGGCAGAAAGTACATGCCGCCGCCGGCGGGGTATCCCTGGTCCGTGAATTCCACGCCGGGACCGGCGGAGGCGAAGGCCACCACGGGAACCTCCGGGGGCATGGGATCGGCGCCCGTGAGGGCCGCCAGAGGCGAATCGAGGGCCGCGGCGATGGCCTCCAGCGACCGGAGGGAAGGCGTGATGCGGCCCTTCTCGATGCGGGCGTAGTTGGGCGGGCTCCACCCGAGCCTCCGGGACACCTCGGCCTGGCTCAGGCCGCGCGCGCGCCGCAGGGCGGTGATCCGTTTGGCGACGTCCATGGTCTGCCTCCTGGAGGGAGCGCTCATGAATGATTTCGCTCCGCAGATTGAATATAGTCATAAATGACCATGAATGCAAGTCCCCCCCCCAAAACGGGGGGCCGGGACGGGGGAGCGGCGGAACGGGAGGGGCGGCGCTCGGTTCCGCCTTCACCCGGACAGGACGTCGGCGAGAACGGCGGCCCGGCGGCCTCCGGAAGTGAGGTAGGCGCCGGGGGCGATGCGGCGGATGCCCTCGAGGAGCCCCCGGGCGAGGTCCACGCCGAAGGCCATCTGGTCCTCCCGCGCCGGCAGCGCTTCGAGCCGGCGCAGGACGGGATCGGGCACGCGCATGCCGGGCACCTCGTTGTGGAGGTAGAGGGCCTGCTTGAGGCCGGCCAGGGGCAGGAGGCCGGGAAGGACGGCCAGCGGAATATCCCGGACGCGGTCCAGGAAGCGCGCGGCGTCGTCGAGGTCGAAGACGGGCTGCGTGAGGGCGAAGGTGGCCCCCGCTTCGGCGCGCTCGCGGAGCTTGAGGACCTCCGCCTCGGGGTCTCGAGGGGTGAGGCTGATGCCCACGCCGATGCCGAAGTGGGTGGGCGCGCCCGTGGCGTTGTCGGAGAAGTCGAGGCCCCGGTTGAGGGAGGCCACGATCTTCACCAGGCCCACGACGTTCACGTCGTTCACCGACGTGGCGGCCGGGAAATCGCCGAGGGAGGCCGGATCGCCCGACAGGGCGAGGATGCCGTCCACCCCGAGGAGCGCCGCCCCGAGGAGCTCGGACTGGAGGCCGAGAAGGTTCCGGTCCCGGCAGGTCATGTGGAGGATGGTGGAAAGCCCCGTCTCCTGTTCGATGAAGTGGGCCAGGGCCATGGGCGCCACCCGCACGCGGGCCATGGGGTTTTCGGCGATGTTCACGGCATCCGCCCCGGCCCTTTTCAGAAGCCGGGCGGCCTCCACGGCGGGCCCGGCGTCGGGTCCCTTGGGGGGATCGATCTCGCAGGTGACCACGAAGGAGGTCCCGAGCTTTCCAAAGAAGCCGCCGGGCGTCTCCGCGGGCGAGGAAGGAGGGGCGGCGGCGGGGGCCTCCACCACGAGGGTCCCCCGCTCCGAAGGCTGGCGCCCCGCCGGAGGACGGCCCCGGAGGAGACGCGAGATGGCTCGGATGGTCTCGGGCGTGGTTCCGCAGCATCCGCCCACCACGTTCACGCCCAGGTCCACGTACCGGCGGACGTATTCCGCCACGTACTCGGGGCTCGAAAGGTAAACGATTCGGCCGTCCACTTCGGCGGGGTACCCGCCGTTGGGCATGACGGCGAGCGGGTGGTCCACGCTCCTGGCCACCTCTTCCACGAAGGGCAGGGTGTCGGCGGGGCCCACCGAGCAGTTGATGCCCACCACGTCGGCGCCCGCGGCGGCGAGGCGGCGGCAGCCCTCCACGGGACGGTCGCCGAAGAAGGTACGCCCCTCGCGGCTGACGGTGAGGGAGGCGAGGACGGGCACGTCGGGCGCCAGCTCCCGGCAGGCTTCGAGAAAGAAGAGGGCCTCCACCACCGACTGCTGGGTTTCGAGGATGAAGAGGTCCGGGCCGGCCTCGGCCAGGGCCGCGATCTGCTCCCGGCAGACGTCTCGCGCCTCGTCCTCGGAGACGTCGCCGTAGGGCTTGAGCATGACCTTGAGAGGGCCCACCGATGCGCCCACCCAGACGGGTGCGCCGTGGGCGGCCCGCCGGGCGATCTCCACGCCCCGCGCGTTGATGTCGCGCAGTTTGTCCGCGTGGCCCTGGGCGGCCAGGTGGAGGCGGTTGGCGCGGAAGGTGTTGGTGGTGAGGATCTGGGCCCCGGCGTGGAGGTAGTCCCGGTGGGCATCGTAGACCAGGTCCCCGCGGCTGAGGGTCGCCTCCTCCACGCAGGCCGCGGCGGGCAGGCCCCGCGCGCGAAGGAGGGTGCCCATGGCCCCGTCGGCCACGATCACCGATTCGGCCATCCAGTTCTTCCAGGCCTCCCGGCGGCTGGTCATGGCTCCCATGCCTCCTTCCAATCCCTTCAAACGCTGAAGTAACGGGCCTCCGGGTGGTGGACCACGACGGCGGACACCGACGCCTCCGGGTCCATCATCCGGTCCGTCGTGAGGCGAACGCCGATGCGCTCCGGCCCCAAGAGGCGGAAGAGGAGGTCCTGGCCTTCCAGGTCCGGGCAGGCCGGGTAGCCGAAGCTGAAGCGCTTTCCACGGTACCGCCCGCGCAGGCGGTCCGCCATGGAGAGATCCTCCGGGTCGGGCAGGCCCCATGCCTCACGGATGCGCCGGTGGATCCACTCGGCGGCGGCCTCGGCCAGTTCCAGGGCCACGGCCTGAAGGGCGTGGGAGATGAGCAGGCGGCCCTGCGCCCGCAGGGAGGAGGCGCGCTCCCTCACCCCCTCCCCCGCCGTGGCGACGAGGAGGGCGACGGAGTCCCCGCCTCCGAGGGAGGCCGGGCGGACGAAGTCCGCGATGCACAGGCGGTCGCCCGATCGCTGGCGGGGAAAGGGGAGCTCGGTTCGGGCCCCGTCCCCCGTGTCGAGGAAGAGGGAATCCCCGCGGGACTCGGCTCCGAAGAAACGGTAGAGGCCCTTGGGGCGAAGCCAGCCCGAGTCGAGGATCTCCTGCACGACCTCGCGAAGCTGGAGGGCGCGCGGGTCACCGGCTTCCAGCAGGCGCGCCGCGGGGCCTTGAAGGCCGAGGTGCCTCCCGTAGAGCATCTGGAGGTTCACATACGGCCAGAGGGCGGAGGGGTCCAGGGCTTCGAGGAGGTGCATGCCGCGGTCGGGGGGCGGGAGGGCCTCCACGGGGGGGACGGCCTTTCCGGAAGGCGAGGCGGCCTCGTCCTTCAA is part of the Acidobacteriota bacterium genome and harbors:
- a CDS encoding neutral zinc metallopeptidase, encoding MLWRGRRRSANVEDIRGGGGRKIAVAGGGLGAIVIALVILFLGGNPEDVVQVLQPQQGQLLEAPGSGESLSQQEREAGEFVAVVLADTEDVWNALFRQQGANYREPRLVLFSGYTRSECGGASASVGPFYCPADEKVYIDLVFLEEMQRRLNAPGDFAAAYVIAHEVGHHVQKLLGIMDQVQEARAGMSEEEYNRLSVRLELQADFFAGVWAHHAQRTKHILEEGDIEEGMNAASAVGDDRIQRQSQGYVVPDAFTHGTSEQRLRWFLKGFRTGDLSQGDTFAASPL
- a CDS encoding DUF72 domain-containing protein, which gives rise to MAEGTVPGIRTGPAGWSYPDWKGVVYPAKTGRYFDHLGYMAGLFDVLEVDSTFYRIPDPLKTGEWVRRVADRPRFRFTVKLFQGFTHTRKASLVDERAFHRAVEPLARFGRLSAVLVQWPWSFRNTPENRQVLLDLCTRFSAYPLAVEVRHASWGHKDVLKLLRERDLAFCNVDQPALAQCLGPTGAVTSRLAYFRFHGRNAASWFAEGAGRDERYNYLYTPGELAPWAEAVRGAASVAEEVVVIFNNHFRGKAAANAFEFQHALTGALQPVPEPLLQAYPRLEPVCGTAFQRSLFAAEAGLAWTG
- a CDS encoding helix-turn-helix transcriptional regulator; translation: MDVAKRITALRRARGLSQAEVSRRLGWSPPNYARIEKGRITPSLRSLEAIAAALDSPLAALTGADPMPPEVPVVAFASAGPGVEFTDQGYPAGGGMYFLPRPPEFTDPNGFGVEVAGDSMVPKYEDGQVVMVDTRKRPVSGDYAVIGLMSGDKYVKRYREAGGRVLLESVNPLYPPVVVEPHEVRFAYKIVWARER
- a CDS encoding bifunctional homocysteine S-methyltransferase/methylenetetrahydrofolate reductase encodes the protein MTSRREAWKNWMAESVIVADGAMGTLLRARGLPAAACVEEATLSRGDLVYDAHRDYLHAGAQILTTNTFRANRLHLAAQGHADKLRDINARGVEIARRAAHGAPVWVGASVGPLKVMLKPYGDVSEDEARDVCREQIAALAEAGPDLFILETQQSVVEALFFLEACRELAPDVPVLASLTVSREGRTFFGDRPVEGCRRLAAAGADVVGINCSVGPADTLPFVEEVARSVDHPLAVMPNGGYPAEVDGRIVYLSSPEYVAEYVRRYVDLGVNVVGGCCGTTPETIRAISRLLRGRPPAGRQPSERGTLVVEAPAAAPPSSPAETPGGFFGKLGTSFVVTCEIDPPKGPDAGPAVEAARLLKRAGADAVNIAENPMARVRVAPMALAHFIEQETGLSTILHMTCRDRNLLGLQSELLGAALLGVDGILALSGDPASLGDFPAATSVNDVNVVGLVKIVASLNRGLDFSDNATGAPTHFGIGVGISLTPRDPEAEVLKLRERAEAGATFALTQPVFDLDDAARFLDRVRDIPLAVLPGLLPLAGLKQALYLHNEVPGMRVPDPVLRRLEALPAREDQMAFGVDLARGLLEGIRRIAPGAYLTSGGRRAAVLADVLSG